The Leptospira saintgironsiae genome contains the following window.
AAAAGGAAAGGTAGATGTTAAGAAAAAACTTCTGAACTTCCCTCTTCTCAACACTGGATTTTATATCGTACAATGGAGTTACGGAATTCCAGCAGCTTGGAAAATGATGCATTTATTCTTCATCCCCGAATTTTTCGAGTCTGCTCCATTTCTGCTCTTACCTTTGATCATTTACCCTACTTTAGGAATTTCTCATTTCTTTTTAACCGAATCCGTACTCGCAGAAGTGCTGGAATCAGATAGATTAAATGGCCTTCCGTTAGAGGAAAAAGATATTCGTAAGGTTTCTATCTTCATAAGGATTATTTCTACAATCGCATCAATCGCTATGCTGCCTGTGGTGATCTTCGGATATCTTTTAGTAGAAGAGACTTCTGGTTGGTTGAAACTGGGAGATGTTACCTTAGCACTTTCCCTCACTATAGTTTTTATGGTGATCACTCTTACTATCTCTTCGTATCTATTGGCTTCCAGTATTCGTAGGAACTCTAAAAATATGATGAATGCGTTTACGGAAATGTCCCAAGGTGAATTGAACATCCTACTTCCTATGGTTTCAACGGATGAACTGGGAAGAAGTAGCAAAATGTTAAACGATTTTGTGAAACGACTTAGGATCGTTGTTAAGACTGTAATTAAAGAATCAGAAAAACTTTCTCAAAGTTCCAGAGTTTTAGAAGAAAAAACAAAAGGTCTTTCTATAAAAATGCAAGAACAAGCTGCTTCCACTGAACAGATGAGTTCAGGGGTAGAAGAAATTGCGGCATCTATTCAATCTACTTCCTCCAGAGCTGAAAGCCAATCAGATACTGTAGAACAAGCATCTGCATCTCTTATCGAACTCGAAGATAGAATCCGCAATGTTCATACTTCTCTTATGGATACAAAAAACGACGCGGAAAGAATGAGATTAGAAACTTCTAATGGAGAATCCGCGCTACAGTCAACCCGAGAAGCAATGGCAGAGATAGAATCCAATACAGCTAAAATGGAAGCGAGTGTGAATGTGATCCATGAGATTACGGATCGAATCGGACTTCTTTCATTGAATGCAGCTATTGAAGCTGCCCGTGCTGGAGAAGCAGGAAAAGGTTTTGCAGTAGTAGCTCAGGAAATTTCCAAACTGGGAGAACAAACCCAGGAAAATGCAAAAAGGATCCGAGCAACATTAGCAGAAGCAGTAAAGGCAACCAACTCAGGAAGAGAAGTTTTAGGAAACACTGAAGTCGCTTTCAGAAGAATAGGAGATACTGCCCAAAATACATCTCAAAGAATTTTGCAGGTGTCTTCCTTATCTGAATCGCAGTTAATCGCAAGCGCTCAGGTAAAGAACGCATTTTCTGAACTGATCCGATCTGCAGAAGAGATCCGAAATCATACAAAAGAACAATCCCAAACTTCTTTAGAATTTTCTAAAACGATTGGAAGTATTTCAGAAGCTACTGAGTTTTTGAATGGGATAGTAAACGATATTGATTCTCTTGCCGAGAAGCTGGCTCAGCAAGCAAGCTCATTGAAAAAAGAAGTAGAATTCTTTAAAACCTAAATTACATCTTAGGAAGAAGTACTTTAAATACTGTCTTCCCAGGTTTGGAGTTGAATTCTATTCTTCCTCCATGTTTTAAAACGATCCTTCTGGAAATATCTAGGCCAAGACCGCTTCCTTCTCCAGGAGCTTTAGTGGTATAAAAAGGATCAAATATTTTAGATTTAATTTCCAATGGAATACCAGGACCGTTATCCGAAATTAGAACGGAAACATCAGAGTCAGAATCCAAAATGGAAATTTTAATCTTTCCTTTGAACTGCATGGCTTGAAGAGAATTGTAAATTAAGTTTGTCCAAACCTGGATCAAATCATCTGGATACGCATGGATAATCGGTCTTGCTTGGAAGTCCAATTCTACTTCTACTCCATTTTTGATCTGATTATGATAGATTGTAAGAACAGTCTCTATATTTTCTGCAAGATCTGTTTCGATCTTACCTTCTCCAGAATCGATATGGGCAAAACTTTTAAGAGCATAAACTATCTTAGAAGTTCTATCCACCGCCAGACGAATAGATGCAGCATTTTTATATGTTTGGATCTCTTCGATCGCAAAATCCAAAAGCGCAAGATTTGACTTAGCTTCAAAAATTTCCGGAAATTCTTCAGTGGAATGATAAAGCCCTACGTCCATCAATCTGTCTGCAAGATCATATGAATTTTCAAAACCAAGATCGCTCAGTGTATTTTTTAATTTTTTAAGAACATTCCTTCTTTCTTCTCTTGAAACCTGAATTTCTTTATTCGAAATTCCTGCACGAATAAACTCTGATAACCGTTTGATATAACTCGGTTCTGTGTCTGCAAAGACTGGACCCAACTTTTTCAAACGTTCCGGAGAAGAATCTAAATAAGCTCTTAATTCACCGCTTAATGCAGAGATTGCTCCTAACGGGTTATTGATCTCGTGAGCAATACCAGCAACCAACTGTCCGAGTGCGGCCATCTTTTCAGAAAGAATAAGCTGGTCCTGGGTCTTTTTCAAGTTATCCAAAGCAGAAGCGAGCTCAGATGTACGGATCAGAACTGCGTGTTCCAATTCTTCTTTTGCTTCTCTTCTTTCAGAATTTAATAATAGCTGAGTGACTTGTTCTGCAACTGTGACTACGAATTGTTGTTCGAAACCTTTCCATTTGCGAAGAGTGCCTCTATGTTCTAAACAAATGACTCCATAAATTTCACCTCTTAAAAAGATGGGGGCATCTAACAAAGATTGAATGCCGAGAGGAATACTATACGTTTCCGCAAATTCAGAAGTCCTTGGATCGTTAACCACATCATATGCATCCACAAATCTTTCCGTCTTTATCGATGCAAAATAACGAGGATATTGTTTTAGATCCATTGCGACAGGATCCATATGCGTTTGAAATTTTTGATCCCAGCCTGAAACCAAAGACCAAACAGTTTTTTCTTTATCAGAAAAAAGCCATATAGAGGCACGATCACATCCCAAAGTTTCCGTGCACATCTTGACTATATTATTCAAACCTGCAGAAATATTACCCGAAGCAAAATCAGGATCTGTCGCCATATTCAATAGAACTCTTGCCTGTTCGGAAAGTTTTAAGTTCTCTTCTTCTTTTTCCCTGGCTGCAGCCTTTCCTGCAGTATTATCTTTTGTAATAGCTACGATTGCGGGTCTTCCTACTAAATTTACAATACGACCCGAAAAAATTGAATCTACCCTAGTTCCATCCTTTCTAATAAAAGGTATATCAAGATCCCTTAATATTCCTTCTTCTTTCATTTGATTTACTAATTTATGTTTGAGATTAGGATCAGGCCAAATCCCAAGATCTATTGAGTTCTTTCCGATCGCTTCTTCTTTCGTGTATCCGAACAAATCATAGAACATTGAGTTTACACTTATATACTTACCAGTTTCTAGATCAGAAATACATATTGTATCCGGATTTAGATCGAATACTTTTTCGAAAAGGTCTTTGCTTTCCTCTAACTGGAGAAGATACTGATCTCTTTCTTGTTCTATTTTTTTATTGTCAGTTACGTCGATCAGCAGAGCCAAAAGCATCGTTCTGTCGCCGATTTTAAATATCCTATTACCAGAAATCACATGTCTTTCGGTATTATCAGATCGATTGATAGTTGCTTCTATATTTTTGGACCAACCAAATTCTTCTAATTCTTTGAGGATCTTTGCTCTATCTAAAGGTCCTTTCCATATCCCTAATTCGAAGGAAGTTTTTCCTATAATCTCTTCTCTTGAATAGCCGATTAGCTCGCAGTATGCTTGGTTGATCTCTTTGTAAGTTCCGGTTTCTAGATCGGAAAGAGAAACGGCCGCGGGATTCATCTGGAAAATTTTCTCGAAAAGTTCCTTATTATGTCGAACTTCTGCGTTCAATTTCCTGGTTTGTTCTTCTGCTTCTAGACGATCTCTAATATCTGTTGCAAGAGAGATAACGTGAGGTCGACCGTTTAATTTTACGATCCTTCCGGAATATAGAACAGGAATGCCAGTGCCATCAGCAGCTCGAAAAACTGTTTCGATATTACTGACCTCACCTTTCTCATCTAGTTGTTTATAAATTTCGGCCCTTCTATCCGGATCGTAATCCCAAACCTTGATATCGGTAGTAAGCTTTCCGATCACTTCAGATCTTTTGAGTTTTATAACTTCTAAAAATCTTTCGTTCACATCTATGATCTTTCTGGAAACCAAATCAGTAAGAACTACTGCAGAAGGAATTAATTGAAATAATCTTTGGAAAAGTTCCTTACTCTTTTCTAACTCAGAAGCAAGGTTTTCTAAGTCGGCTTGTGCTTCTTTGATATGAGTGATATCGTGACCAACGGCTAAGATCTTTTTTTCACCGCCAGCTTCTATTACTCTAGCGGAGAATAGAATGGACCGGATCTTTCCATCCGCAGTGCCCATCTTCACTTCTAAATTGTCTACAGCACCTTTTTGGAGTAGAAGCCCACGGATAATTTCTCTATCACTTAGATCGTAATAGACTCCTAGATCAGCAGGCGACTTGCCTATGATTTCTTCGCTTGTTTTTCCAATCAGACTTAAAAATAGATCATTTGCATCTAGGTAAGTTCCATCAGATTTGGACAATGTGATCGCAGTAGGATTTAATCGAATGATCTGATTTAATATTTCTTGGTTCTCTTTTAGCTCATCTAAAAGTTTTTGTTTTTCTACTTCTTCTTTTACCCTGTCTGTAATTGGAACCGTGATCGTAAGAAGTTTTAAGGAACCCGCATATTCAATCGGGTGGGCGGAGAAGAGTCCCCAAAATTCTTCTCCAAGCTTATTCGTAAAACGTAATTCTATATCTCGGACAAAACCTTCTTTTTTGATCGCTTCTACTATATCCGCTCTTGTTTCTGCAGAACTCCAGAAGCCAAGGTCTAATGCACTTTTACCAACGATTTCATCCTCAGAATATTTTACCTGGAGACAAAACTGTCTGTTTACTTTGAGATATTTTCCTGTTTCGATCTCTGTGATCGCCATAGGCAAAGGATTCATATCGAAAAATTTTTCGAGAGCTCTCCATCCTATCTCCGGATGAGTTATATCTTCTTTAGAAAGTTCACTTTGTTGTTTAGGAGAGCGAATGTGGATCCAGGTTGTAGATTCTGGATCAGACTCACCTTGGATCTTAAAACCTTGGCAGTAGAATGTCCTGATCTCTTTACTCTTAAGCAAAAAGTAGCCCAAATACCAGTTTGTCTTTTCTTCTTTTTTGAGATTTTCAAAAATCCCGTTTCGAATATCAGAGATCAGATTAAAATCTATCTCCTTCAACTCTTTGTAGGAATAGCCTAAGATCTGTAATGCAGCAGGATTTGCTTCGATCAGATTTCCAGAGGAGGAGAATACAAGAACTCCGTCCCCGATCCTTTCGAAAAACTGTCTGAGGATGTTGAGCTGTGAAAGGGAAGATTCCAAACTTTTATCACCAAGGGAATAAGCCCTCAAATACTAATGGACTAAATAACGCTAGAAACTACTTTTCTAAAACTTTCATTTTTTTTCCAAAATTTAAGAAAGTTGTGATCCTCAAGGACGCGTTACTCGAAAAGGCCTACCTATTATGGAATTTTTCATCGGTTTATTAGCATTCTTTGCCGGAGTATTCTACCTTATCGTTCCCTTCATTTTATTGTCCAAGATCAACGGACTTTCGGAAAGGATCCAAGATCTGGAGAATCAATTAAGGGAGAAGGGGCCTTCTACCCTTCCAGAAACTCAGGTAGAAAAGAAAAGGCCTCCTATCAAAGAAGAAAAGCCTATCTTGGTAAAAGAAACAATCCCAGAAGCCAAGAAAGAAGTCCCTTCTTCCAAGCCAGTTACAAAAACTCCAAAACCTGCAGCGATTGTACCTCCAACTATTATAAAACAAGAACCTCAACCTATAGCTAAAAAATCAGAGGCTTGGGAAAAATTTGAGAAACAGATCGCGAATAATTGGACCGGGATCTTAGGAACAATCATACTTGTGATGGGTGTTGGATTCTTAGGAATTTATGCAGCCTTGAACATGTCTCCATTCTTCAGATTCTTAATGGTATTAGGGATCGGAATCGGCCTATTCGTAATTTCTATTCTTCTAGTTAAAAAAGAATTCTGGGAACAGATCGGATATTGGATCAGAAGCGGTTCAGGTGCAGTCATCTTATTCTCTTGTATAGCAGCAGTTTCTGTTCCAGGAATGAAATGGATAGAGTCTGAACTTTATGCGCTCCTCTTAGTCATTGCTGGAATTTTAGTAAACCTAGGACTTGCATGGCAGACTTCTCAGCAAAAGTTTGCGAGTCTTCATATAGTATTAAGTTTAATCTCTTTGGCGATACTTCCACTGAGCACTTTGATCTTCTTCTTAGCTGTTGGAGTTTCTGCTTTCAGTGTGGTTTTATCTTATAAAACTAAATGGGAATTTCATTTAATACAAACTGCGATCTCCTTTTTGATTTTAAATTTTCTTTATAAAGGACATTTCACAGAACAACTACATGTGCTAAATTCTCCTCATTCTAGAACTTGGGGAATTTTAGGAACTCTTGTTGTTGGAATTCCATCCATCTTAGCTCATTATCGAAAAGTATATTCTTCTCCAAATCTCCAAAGACTTCCTTTTATAACTCACTTGATTATTTGGGCCGGGATCGGTTTAGGATTATCAGTCTATTCAACAGGATCTAAATGGAATCCTCCTGTACTGATCTCTGTTTCTATCGGATTATTTTTCTGGGCCAGGACCGCTCGAGAAAAATTAAACATTCGTTGGCTTTATCTCACTGATACTTTAGTCTCTTTAGCTCTTGCTTCTATCGGGATCATATTACTCACTCGATGGGAAGTCGATCTATTCCTGATCAATGTATATGTTTCACTTTTATTCTCTATCTTCTTTGTCATAAGTGCCGAAGAAAAAGAAAACCTACTTAAGAATATAGGAGCAGTACTTCTTCATATTTCTTGGGTTTGGTATATTCTTCTTCTTATCATAAAATACTTCGGTGGATTGAATTTAGGAGCTTGGCCAATCATTATCACCACGATAGTGATGATCATCCTTACATTCTTGATCCAATCCTATGATGAGATCCGAAATAAGGAAAGTTCTACTGCAAGCGACGATATTTATGGTGTCGGAGGAGATGATAGAATTTCTCCGGCAGGACTTTTTTCAGGATTATTAGCTTCCGCTATTTGTTTCCAATTATTTGATTGGAAACATTCGGAGCTATATCTTCCTGCGTTCGGAGTAATTTTGTTGGTTATCCGACAAAATAGGAATTGGAACGGTTTAGGAGTTGGGATTTTCTTCTTCGTTGCTGCATTACACTTTGAAGTGATCTATAGAATTTATTCTTTGGAAAGATGGGAAGTACTACTAAGAGATCTTCCTACGATCCTATTCTGTTTCTTGATGATCCCTCTTTCTAAAGTGAAGATGGGTTCAGACAAGATCAGATATTTTTCTTCTCCAGGGGCGACACTTCTATCCTTACATATCGTATTCTTGGCTTACTGGACTACTCAAAGTCTTTCTCCATTCTTACCAGGAATACTTT
Protein-coding sequences here:
- a CDS encoding methyl-accepting chemotaxis protein, with protein sequence MTRGESRKLRWRLTLGLELLTSVLAVPLAVLFIIAAGAYDFNKAIALIGSSTVVLTTSYFFPTIRFLYLGRLLSKLEPNNWEKLNTKGKVDVKKKLLNFPLLNTGFYIVQWSYGIPAAWKMMHLFFIPEFFESAPFLLLPLIIYPTLGISHFFLTESVLAEVLESDRLNGLPLEEKDIRKVSIFIRIISTIASIAMLPVVIFGYLLVEETSGWLKLGDVTLALSLTIVFMVITLTISSYLLASSIRRNSKNMMNAFTEMSQGELNILLPMVSTDELGRSSKMLNDFVKRLRIVVKTVIKESEKLSQSSRVLEEKTKGLSIKMQEQAASTEQMSSGVEEIAASIQSTSSRAESQSDTVEQASASLIELEDRIRNVHTSLMDTKNDAERMRLETSNGESALQSTREAMAEIESNTAKMEASVNVIHEITDRIGLLSLNAAIEAARAGEAGKGFAVVAQEISKLGEQTQENAKRIRATLAEAVKATNSGREVLGNTEVAFRRIGDTAQNTSQRILQVSSLSESQLIASAQVKNAFSELIRSAEEIRNHTKEQSQTSLEFSKTIGSISEATEFLNGIVNDIDSLAEKLAQQASSLKKEVEFFKT
- a CDS encoding PAS domain S-box protein, giving the protein MESSLSQLNILRQFFERIGDGVLVFSSSGNLIEANPAALQILGYSYKELKEIDFNLISDIRNGIFENLKKEEKTNWYLGYFLLKSKEIRTFYCQGFKIQGESDPESTTWIHIRSPKQQSELSKEDITHPEIGWRALEKFFDMNPLPMAITEIETGKYLKVNRQFCLQVKYSEDEIVGKSALDLGFWSSAETRADIVEAIKKEGFVRDIELRFTNKLGEEFWGLFSAHPIEYAGSLKLLTITVPITDRVKEEVEKQKLLDELKENQEILNQIIRLNPTAITLSKSDGTYLDANDLFLSLIGKTSEEIIGKSPADLGVYYDLSDREIIRGLLLQKGAVDNLEVKMGTADGKIRSILFSARVIEAGGEKKILAVGHDITHIKEAQADLENLASELEKSKELFQRLFQLIPSAVVLTDLVSRKIIDVNERFLEVIKLKRSEVIGKLTTDIKVWDYDPDRRAEIYKQLDEKGEVSNIETVFRAADGTGIPVLYSGRIVKLNGRPHVISLATDIRDRLEAEEQTRKLNAEVRHNKELFEKIFQMNPAAVSLSDLETGTYKEINQAYCELIGYSREEIIGKTSFELGIWKGPLDRAKILKELEEFGWSKNIEATINRSDNTERHVISGNRIFKIGDRTMLLALLIDVTDNKKIEQERDQYLLQLEESKDLFEKVFDLNPDTICISDLETGKYISVNSMFYDLFGYTKEEAIGKNSIDLGIWPDPNLKHKLVNQMKEEGILRDLDIPFIRKDGTRVDSIFSGRIVNLVGRPAIVAITKDNTAGKAAAREKEEENLKLSEQARVLLNMATDPDFASGNISAGLNNIVKMCTETLGCDRASIWLFSDKEKTVWSLVSGWDQKFQTHMDPVAMDLKQYPRYFASIKTERFVDAYDVVNDPRTSEFAETYSIPLGIQSLLDAPIFLRGEIYGVICLEHRGTLRKWKGFEQQFVVTVAEQVTQLLLNSERREAKEELEHAVLIRTSELASALDNLKKTQDQLILSEKMAALGQLVAGIAHEINNPLGAISALSGELRAYLDSSPERLKKLGPVFADTEPSYIKRLSEFIRAGISNKEIQVSREERRNVLKKLKNTLSDLGFENSYDLADRLMDVGLYHSTEEFPEIFEAKSNLALLDFAIEEIQTYKNAASIRLAVDRTSKIVYALKSFAHIDSGEGKIETDLAENIETVLTIYHNQIKNGVEVELDFQARPIIHAYPDDLIQVWTNLIYNSLQAMQFKGKIKISILDSDSDVSVLISDNGPGIPLEIKSKIFDPFYTTKAPGEGSGLGLDISRRIVLKHGGRIEFNSKPGKTVFKVLLPKM
- a CDS encoding DUF2339 domain-containing protein, translating into MEFFIGLLAFFAGVFYLIVPFILLSKINGLSERIQDLENQLREKGPSTLPETQVEKKRPPIKEEKPILVKETIPEAKKEVPSSKPVTKTPKPAAIVPPTIIKQEPQPIAKKSEAWEKFEKQIANNWTGILGTIILVMGVGFLGIYAALNMSPFFRFLMVLGIGIGLFVISILLVKKEFWEQIGYWIRSGSGAVILFSCIAAVSVPGMKWIESELYALLLVIAGILVNLGLAWQTSQQKFASLHIVLSLISLAILPLSTLIFFLAVGVSAFSVVLSYKTKWEFHLIQTAISFLILNFLYKGHFTEQLHVLNSPHSRTWGILGTLVVGIPSILAHYRKVYSSPNLQRLPFITHLIIWAGIGLGLSVYSTGSKWNPPVLISVSIGLFFWARTAREKLNIRWLYLTDTLVSLALASIGIILLTRWEVDLFLINVYVSLLFSIFFVISAEEKENLLKNIGAVLLHISWVWYILLLIIKYFGGLNLGAWPIIITTIVMIILTFLIQSYDEIRNKESSTASDDIYGVGGDDRISPAGLFSGLLASAICFQLFDWKHSELYLPAFGVILLVIRQNRNWNGLGVGIFFFVAALHFEVIYRIYSLERWEVLLRDLPTILFCFLMIPLSKVKMGSDKIRYFSSPGATLLSLHIVFLAYWTTQSLSPFLPGILWLLLSLVYLETKNFFSEREKIWENTWKSSINSAGSVWQFFALIFVGLFLSAHILVHLQSELYVGIFKIRFLIQALAIGVFLYWAKSPNPKEETPNYWNSLLPLFWELTGIFITAIIALEIPNTWLPVAWVAWAFFLNQISLKTSWEISRFRFYSLCFYWYSCIHVAFISSSSLTPSEYWANQEWLGGLVGIVLQTAYLVRIQLLPPFQGIEAEGYPGKIRSLSEKLDQRSDYTIFYPLFAAGAFFLFWSFDSSLLTLLWMVEVFIVFSIGLILKKEHFRYVSLVAMLICLLRLIFWDLSQSSTITRALVFLGVGGILILMNTLYSKFGNKEKTDAP